One genomic segment of Aquamicrobium sp. includes these proteins:
- a CDS encoding putative glycolipid-binding domain-containing protein, which translates to MFRPLANRTVRWRPVEGAGLEHLTLGPGPDGIRATSVVIGTYGGRPFGARYRIDCAADWSVRALEVETTDGRRLAMSGDGEGNWRDAQGAPRHDCAGCIDIDLSATPFTNTLPIRRLGLTRAAGTVRLSMLYVPLDTLDPFVDGQHYTAIEDGRLYRYEAADGSFRADLPLDEDGLVVDYPSLFARVD; encoded by the coding sequence ATGTTCCGGCCTCTCGCCAACAGGACGGTGCGCTGGCGCCCCGTCGAGGGCGCGGGGCTGGAGCATCTGACGCTCGGTCCGGGACCTGACGGCATCCGCGCGACGAGCGTCGTCATCGGCACATACGGGGGCCGCCCCTTCGGGGCGCGCTACCGCATCGATTGCGCGGCGGACTGGTCCGTGCGCGCCTTAGAGGTCGAAACCACGGACGGGCGGCGTCTGGCGATGAGCGGCGACGGCGAGGGCAACTGGCGCGACGCGCAGGGCGCCCCGCGCCACGATTGCGCCGGCTGCATCGACATCGATTTGTCGGCGACGCCCTTCACCAACACGCTGCCGATCCGCCGGCTCGGGCTGACGCGCGCGGCGGGAACCGTCCGGCTCTCCATGCTCTACGTGCCGCTCGACACGCTCGACCCGTTCGTGGACGGGCAGCACTACACCGCGATCGAGGACGGTCGTCTTTATCGATACGAGGCGGCGGACGGCAGCTTCCGCGCCGACCTTCCGCTCGATGAGGACGGCCTCGTCGTCGATTATCCTTCCCTTTTCGCGCGCGTCGACTGA
- the gap gene encoding type I glyceraldehyde-3-phosphate dehydrogenase codes for MTVKVAVNGFGRIGRNIVRAIYESGRKDIDVVAINDLGPVETNAHLLRYDSVHGRFPSEVKVSGDTITVGSDSFKVFAERDPAKLPWGELGVDIVLECTGIFTSKEKASAHIAGGAKRVIVSAPADNADLTVVYGVNHDKLTKDHIVISNASCTTNCLAPVAKVLNDAFGIEKGFMTTVHAYTGDQPTLDTMHKDLYRARAAALSMIPTSTGAAKAVGLVLPELKGKLDGVSIRVPTPNVSVIDFKFVPKKNVTVDEVNAALVAAADGPLKGILAYTKEPLVSIDLNHDAHSSTFALDQTKVVEGNLVRVMSWYDNEWGFSNRMADTAVALGKTI; via the coding sequence ATGACCGTCAAAGTCGCCGTCAACGGATTTGGCCGCATCGGCCGCAACATCGTCCGCGCCATCTATGAGAGTGGCCGCAAGGACATTGACGTGGTGGCGATCAACGACCTCGGCCCGGTGGAGACCAACGCGCATCTCCTGCGCTACGACAGCGTCCACGGCCGCTTCCCGAGCGAGGTGAAGGTCTCTGGCGACACCATCACTGTCGGCTCCGACTCGTTCAAGGTGTTCGCCGAGCGCGACCCGGCCAAGCTGCCGTGGGGCGAACTGGGCGTCGACATCGTGCTCGAATGCACCGGCATCTTCACCTCGAAGGAAAAGGCCTCGGCCCACATCGCCGGCGGCGCCAAGCGCGTCATCGTCTCGGCCCCGGCCGACAATGCGGACCTGACCGTCGTCTACGGCGTCAACCACGACAAGCTCACCAAGGACCACATCGTCATCTCCAACGCCTCCTGCACCACCAACTGCCTCGCGCCGGTGGCCAAGGTGCTGAACGACGCCTTCGGCATCGAGAAGGGCTTCATGACGACGGTGCACGCCTATACGGGCGACCAGCCGACGCTCGACACCATGCACAAGGACCTCTACCGCGCCCGCGCGGCGGCCCTGTCGATGATCCCGACCTCGACCGGCGCGGCCAAGGCCGTCGGCCTCGTACTGCCGGAGCTCAAGGGCAAGCTCGACGGCGTGTCGATCCGTGTGCCGACCCCGAACGTCTCGGTCATCGACTTCAAGTTCGTGCCGAAGAAAAACGTCACCGTCGACGAGGTCAACGCCGCGCTGGTGGCGGCCGCCGACGGCCCGCTCAAGGGCATCCTCGCCTATACGAAGGAGCCGCTGGTCTCCATCGACCTCAACCACGACGCGCATTCCTCGACCTTCGCGCTCGACCAGACGAAGGTCGTCGAGGGCAATTTGGTGCGCGTGATGTCGTGGTACGACAACGAGTGGGGCTTCTCCAACCGCATGGCCGACACGGCCGTCGCGCTCGGCAAGACCATCTGA